CTCGGCCTCGTGATCTGCAAGCGCCTCGTCGGCCTCATGGGCGGCGAGATCCAGGTCGAGAGCGAGGAGGGCGTCGGCACCACCTTCCAGTTCACGCTCGAGACCACCCCCGCGCCCGACCTCGGGCAAGACCTCTCGGAGGCCCTCGCCCTCGCCGGGCAGGACTTCTCGGGCAAGCAGGTCCTCATCGTCGACGACAGCGCCACGAACCGCCGGATCCTCGCCGAGCAGACGCGCGCCTTCGGCCTCACCCCCGTGCTCGCCGCTTCGGGCGACGAGGCGCTCGAGGTGCTGCAGCGCCGCGCCGAGGTGGCGCCGCCCGACGAGCCCTTCCCGATCGCCCTCGTGTTGCTCGACGTGTCCATGCCCGGCATGAACGGCTTCGAGCTCGGCGCCGCCATTCGCCGGGATCCGCGCCTCGCCGCGTTGCCTTTCCTCCTGCTCACGTCGAGCGACCTCGCCACGCATCGGGAGGCGGCCGAGCTCAGGGCCGCTTGCCTCTCCAAGCCCGTCAAGCAATCGAGCCTCTTCGACGCGATCATGCGCGCGCTCTCGCGATCGGTCGTGCGCCCCTCGCGCGCCCCGCGCGGCCCGGCGATGGATCCGACGCTCGGCGAGCGGCATCCGCTGCGGATCCTGCTCGCCGAGGACAACGTGGTGAACCAGAAGGTCGCGAGCCTCCTGCTCCAGCGGCTCGGCTATCGCGTGGACATCGCGGCGAACGGGCTCGAGGTGCTCGAGGCCGTCACGCGCAAGGAATACGACCTCGTCTTCATGGACGTCCAGATGCCGGAGATGGACGGCCTCGAGGCCACGCGTAGGCTCCGCGGAGCCGGGCCCTTCCGGGGCCGACCTCGCGTGGTCGCGATGACGGCGAACGCAATGCAGGAGGACCAGAAGGACTGCCTCGCGGCGGGCATGGACGATTTCGTCTCCAAGCCCATCCGTATCGAGGAGCTCGTCGCCGCGCTCGAGCGCTCGGCCCTCGAACGAACGAGGCCCCCCTCGACGCCGCAGATGCCGGCCGTGCGCCCGCCGGACGAGCCCGTCCTCGACGAGGAGGCGTTCGAAAGGCTCCGGCTCGTCGCGGCGCTCGACGCGGAGAACCCGCTCGCGACGCTCGTGACCGATTTCATCCACGACGCGCGGCAGAAGCTCGAGGCCATGCGCGCCGCGCTCGCGGCCGGGGATCGACGCTTGCTCGAGCGCCTCTCGCACAACCTCAAGGGCAGCGCCGGCATGCTGGGCGCCTCGCTCCTGTCGCGCCACGCCGCCGAGGTCGAGCGGGCGGCGCGGGAGGGCCTGCACGAAGACCTCCCGCGCCTCGTCGAGGCGGCCTCGCGCGAGCATACCCGCGCGGCCGAGGCGCTGCTCGCGAGGTGTCAGCCCTCGTCGACGGGCAACGTGAAATAAAACGTCGTGCCCCGGCCCATTTCGCTCTCGACCCAGACCCTGCCGCCGAGCGCGGCCACGAGCCCCTGGACGATGGCGAGCCCGAGCCCGCTGCCCTTGTAGGCGACGCCGCTGCCCCGCCAGTAAGGCTCGAAGAGGTTTGGCAGGTGCTCGGCCGGGATCCCGCGGCCGGTGTCCGCCACGGAGAAGAGCACCTCGTCCCCGCGCCTCTCCGCGCGCACGACGATGGAGCCGCCCGGCTCCGTCGCGTCGATCGCATTGCTGATCAGGTTGCCGAGGATCTGGAGCACCCGCACCGGATCACAGAGCACCCGCGGCAGCTCTCCGGCGCACGCGCCTTGCAAACGCAGCCCCTTCTCCTTCGCCCTGCCCTCGAAATTCGCCACGGCTTCCATCGTGAGCTTGCGTGGATCGTCGGGGTCGTGCGCGACCGAGAGGCGCTTCTCCGACAGGGCCGCGAGGTCCACGAGGTCCTCGATGATGCGCGCCATGTGCCGCGCCTGCCGCAGGACCGTCCCGGCGCGTTGCCGCAGCTCGGCCCCGGCCTCGCCGGGTGGCGCTTTCCGGGCCATGAGCTCGAGGCCCATCGTGATCACGCTGAGCGGGTTGCGCAGGTCGTGGGAGACGATCCCGAGGATACGTTCGCGCGCCGCGATGGCCTCCTTCAGCTCGGAGACGTCGACGCTCACGCCCTGGAGGATCGGTCTGCCCGCGCGCTCGGCCACGTGCACGCCGGTGTGGAACCAGAGGACACGACCGTCCGGCCGGCGAAACCGATGATCGTACCGCTCGTCCCTCCGCTCCGCGATGCAATGGCGGAAGAGCGCGAGCAGGTTGTCTCGATCCGGGGGCGGGACGAAGGTGGACCAGAAATCGGGCACGCTCATCCATTCCTCCGGCGACATGCCGGAGACACCGAGGGCCCGGTCGCTCACGAAGGAGAACCGCAACGTCTGCGCGTCGGCCTCCCAGACGACGGCGTGATCGAGGTTGTTCACGAGGTCGCGGAAGCGCAGCCTCTCGATGTCGACCTGGGCGAGGACACGCTCGAGCTCGGCGCGCGGCCGGCCGAAGCGCGCGCCGAACCAGCGGACCAACCGCCCCTTCCTTCCCTGGTGTTCCCTCGGGTCCATGCGCTCTCGGGTTCCCTGGGGCCGAGCGCCCTCTATCGGCAGGGGTTTTCCCTGACCGAGGCGGCCTGGCCGTCACAGGGGAGCTCGACCGTGAACACCGATCCGGCGCCCACCTCGCTCTGGACACGGAGCGTGCCCCCGTGCGCCTCCGCGATCCGGCGGCTGATGTACAGGCCGAGCCCGAGCCCACCATAGTTCTCGGACGCGGCGCGCTCGAAGCGCTCGAAGATCTGGTCCCGCCGCGCCGGGTCGATGCCAATGCCGTGGTCCCGGATCACGACCCACGCGATCCCCCGCTCCTCGCCGAAGGAGACCTCGATGGGCTTGCCGGCGCCGAACTTGATCGCATTGGAGAGCAGGTTCGTCAGGATCTGATCCACGCGCTCGGGATCCCAGTGGCCAACGACGTGAGGGCCGCCCCGGATGTGGACCGGGCACCGCGCCTGCGCGAGCTCCGGCGCGAGCTGGTCGACCGCCTTGCGGACGAGCGCGGCGAGGTCGACGTCCTCGCGCTCGAGCAAGAGCAGGCCTGCATGGAGCTGCGAGACATCCACGAGGGCCTTGTTCAGCCGGGCCAGGCGCGTCGCTTGCCGCAGGCCCCGCTCGACCAGCCTGCCCATCACGTGCAGATCCCCCCCGCGCCCCGATTCGATGGCCCGGTTCATCGATTGCAACGTGAGCTTGAGGGACGTCACCGGCGTGTTCAGCTCGTGCGAGGCCACCGTGAGGAACTCGTCCCGCACGCGGATGGCCTGCTGGGTCTCGTGGTAGAGCCGCTCGTTGTCGATCGCGGCCGCCTCGGCCTCCGCGCGCGCCGCCTGCTCCTTTTCGAGGAGCAGCGCATTCTCCAGGGAGATGGCCGCCTGCGAGGCGAGTAACGAGAGGGCGACGAGCCGGGCAGGCGTGAAGGCGCCCGAGAGCACGTTGTTCTCCAGGTAGAGCAAGAAGGTCGCCTCGCCTTGCCGGAGAATGGGCAGGCCGAGGAGCGACCGCGGCTTCACGCGGGTGATGTACGGGTCCGCCGCGTATCTCGGGTCCTCGAACGCGTCGTCGAGGATCACGCGCTCCTTCGTCCGGAAAGCATACGTGACGATCGAGACGGGCACGTCCGACGACGAGATCGGCCGCGCCGGGAGGATCCTCGTCGAGATACCTCTCGCCTCGAGGGACGCCTCCGCCGC
This DNA window, taken from Polyangium spumosum, encodes the following:
- a CDS encoding PAS domain-containing sensor histidine kinase; this translates as MVRWFGARFGRPRAELERVLAQVDIERLRFRDLVNNLDHAVVWEADAQTLRFSFVSDRALGVSGMSPEEWMSVPDFWSTFVPPPDRDNLLALFRHCIAERRDERYDHRFRRPDGRVLWFHTGVHVAERAGRPILQGVSVDVSELKEAIAARERILGIVSHDLRNPLSVITMGLELMARKAPPGEAGAELRQRAGTVLRQARHMARIIEDLVDLAALSEKRLSVAHDPDDPRKLTMEAVANFEGRAKEKGLRLQGACAGELPRVLCDPVRVLQILGNLISNAIDATEPGGSIVVRAERRGDEVLFSVADTGRGIPAEHLPNLFEPYWRGSGVAYKGSGLGLAIVQGLVAALGGRVWVESEMGRGTTFYFTLPVDEG